One stretch of Castor canadensis chromosome 14, mCasCan1.hap1v2, whole genome shotgun sequence DNA includes these proteins:
- the LOC109674447 gene encoding sperm-associated antigen 11B-like, which yields MKHQLLPPFTSLLLVTLLFPGLSSVWSLKHSGTEDSHDLKEESPREETNRSPLLHHLVKRYLLPRTPPFHEPEPNFKIVNCRRSEGFCQEYCNYMETQVGYCSKKKDPCCLHLN from the exons ATGAAGCATCAACTCCTTCCTCCCTTCACCAGCCTTCTCCTTGTGACCTTGTTGTTTCCAG GATTGTCCAGTGTCTGGTCTCTTAAACACTCAGGCACAGAAGATTCccatgacctcaaagaagaatctcctagagaagaaacaaacagGTCTCCCTTGTTACACCACCTAGTAAAACGCTACTTACTACCACGCACTCCTCCTTTTCATG AACCTGAACCGAATTTCAAAATTGTCAACTGTAGGAGAAGTGAAGGCTTCTGTCAAGAATATTGtaattatatggaaacacaagtagGCTACTGCTCTAAAAAGAAAGACCCTTGCTGTTTACATTTGAACTGA